DNA from Nitrospira sp.:
CTTTGATGACACCCTGAAGACCGAGGCGCACCAAGTGATTCTTGCTGACGATCGCCATCGTAATCGGGGCAGCGCTTCGATCCGGTCGGTTCATAGATCAGTCCCTTCTGGACCATAAGAGGCCTAGAACGATGAGACCCCGGAGCCGTTCAGCGCCTGTCGCCGGCAATACTCATAACAACTTGAAAACACGAGGTCGCCTGAGGGCCGTACCGTGCCGCAGACCTGTCCCATGAGGAGCGCCCATTCGGCGACATGGGCCGCCAGTTGAGCCGGTGTGAGGCCTTGCCCCCTGAACAGATTCAGCGCGACTGTCGACAACACGATTTTGAGATAGGAGAGGGACGGACCATAGCTGAATACATATTCATGTTGTCCGCTGAACAGCAGGTGCACCCCCTCTCGCGCCTTCATCCCGCGATGCCCGCAATGTCCACAATGGAGACATTCAAGGCCGGTGCATGCGTCATAGCCGGCTGGGTAATCAGGCTTCATCAGCCTGCCGCAGTGGGTGATCGGACACAGCATCATGATGCGCTCCCTGCAGGGTCTTTTGTTTGCCGTCTCGCATCTGCCCGTTCGTTAGGCCGGGGACGAGGTCGGATGGTGGCCGGCACCCTCCTGGCCGACTCCGGTCGGTTGGGCGAGAACCAGCAGCCGTTCGGCCTCCAGCCAATCCTCCCGATCATGGCCGTCCATGCAGCCGCGACGCTGATACAACTCATAAGCCAGCTTCTCGATGCGTGTCCGGCTGTCATCGGTCGCAGTGCCGTTGCCCTGTTCGTGCGACAAGGTCTGACGATCCTTGCCTTGTTGCATCGGTGCCTTCGTGGGGGCGAGGGATCGCCCCTGTCGTCCATCGGTCTCCGCGGTCGTTTTAGCTCTGGGTCGTGCCATGTGTGGCGCCTCCATGCGTGATATCGACAATCGTGTCGTGCGAGACGAGTGCGCCGCCTTAGAGCAGGCGAGCGCAGGGGATACCGAGCTTCGTTCGAAGCAGTTCTTCCACGCGATTCGATGGGATGGCGGACGGGCGCTTTGTGAGCGCGCCTTGTCCGGACTGTGTTTCTCTCAAGGTGTCTTGCGCTGGTTTGGTCAAGGTCAGCACCGGTGCCTGGGGGCACAGGGCCCTGACGGCCTGTAATGTTTCGGCTCCATGGCCGGCCAGTTGTCGGTCGTACGAATCGGCGTGGAGCAGGATCGCACCGGGCTGCATCTCACCGAGATCGTCGATCATGGACTCAAGACTTCGAACGAGGATGGCCTGGTATCCGCTGGTTGCCAGGCAGTCGGCAAGTTCGAGCCCAAATTGCCATTCCGGATCGACGATCATGACTCTGGTTCTGGCCGTCCGATGAGAACTGTTCATGCTCCGCCTCCTTGTATGTCGTCGTATGTCGTTCTGGATCAGCCCAGGCGGTCCTTCGTGCGACGCTTGGCCGCGACGAAACCTCTTATCACCCGACCGCCTCGACGTGGTTATCTGTACCGGGATAGGATCGGCCGAACCATCACTCTTTGCACCATTTGTGCGTCGCCGTTTTGCCGAGCGGACGTGTCGACGTTTATGCTACGAACAAGCCGGGGATGTGGGACGAAAGGAAATGTGCAAGAAGGAGTCAGGAGATGAGGCGGTTCACGAGACGATTCTGGATGGCGTAATGCGTCAATTCGGTGTTGTTCTTCAATTGCATTTTTTCGAGAATCCGTGCCCGATAGGTATTGACGGTGCTGATGCTCACGCACAAATCATCCGCGATATCTTTCAAGCTCTTTCCCACCGCCATCAAACACATGACTTGGTACTCGCGATCGGATAACTGTTCGTGCAGCGGTTTCTCCAAATCATTCTCCAGATTCAACGCCAGCAACTCCGCCACCGATGCGCTGACGAATCGTCCGCCGCCGAGGATCTTCCTGAGCGCCTGCACCAACTCGTTCGGGGCGCTGTCCTTCGAGAGGTAACCGGCTGCGCCCGCCTTCAGCATGCGGAGCGCCAATTGATCTTCGGGATAGGCGCTCAGCACCAGGACCGGGAGTTTCGGACGGACCTGCTTGAGTTCCTTGAGCGCCTCGAGTCCGCTCTTTCCCGGCATGCCCACATCCAGAATCACGACATCCCAGTTGTGCTTCTGAACCCGCTCGATCATCTCCTCCGCGTTCTGCGCGTCGCCGATGACGGACCCCGGGAACTGTTCGCTGAGAATCTGCTTGACGCCATGCCGAACGACCGCGTGATCATCCACGACGAGAATTTTTGTCATGACCGGCTCCTGTGCTTCGTTTCTGTCCCTGTGCCAGGCAACATCCTACGGGGATCATACCGACTGCGATGTGTCGAGGGGAATCCTGACCTTCACCGTCGTGCCTGTTCCAGGACTTCCCGTGAAGGTGGTCTCCCCTCCCAGGAGCAGGGCCCGTTCACGCATTCCCACCAGTCCCAGGGATTTTGGGTCGGACAATTCGGCCTCGGTCACGCCCCGCCCGTTGTCGCGCACTTCAAGAATGAGGCCGCCGGCCTGCTCGCGGAGCGTGATGTTGACGGCCGAGGCCTGGGCATGGCGGGCCACGTTGGTCAGGATTTCCTGGAAGATCCTGAACATGGCCGTCGATCCGAACTGAGACAGCGTGACGGAGCGCAGATAAATGTCGAGCGTGCATTGAATGCCGGTGCGGGACTGGAATTCCTGGGCCTGCCATTCGATGGCGGGGATGAGGCCGAGTTGATCCAGCACCACAGGGCGCAGCTCCGTGGCGATTCTCCGGACCGATTGGCTCGTCGAATCCACGAGGGTGGAGATGGATTCCAGCCTGTTCAGCAAGGCCGGACGAGCTTCGGACAGCTGGTCGCGCAACAGGGAGAGTTCGAGTTTCACGCCGGTCAATGCCTGTCCCAATTCGTCATGGATCTCACGGGCGATGAGGATCCGCTCTTCTTCCCGCACGGATTCCAGGCGGGCGGTCAGGTTTCTGAGCTGGTCATGTGAGGAGGTCAGTTGCTGTTCCGCCCGCTTGCGCTGGGTAATGTCGAGAAAGATCACGACGGCCCCTGTGATCCGTTCTTGCTCCAGGACGGGAAAGGATGAATACGCGACCGGAAATGCCGTCCCGTCCTTGCGCCAGAACACTTCGTCATCGATCTGACATCCTTTCCCGGCAGTGAAGGCTTCAGAGATGTGGCAACGCTCGCGCGGATAGGCGGCACCGTCCGGGAACGAATGGTGAATGAGATCGTGCATGTCCTTGCCCAGCATCTCGTCCAGCCGGTACCCGAGCATGCGTGCCGCGGCCTGGTTGATGAACGTGCAGCGGCCTTGTCGGTCTATGCCGTAAATCCCTTCTCCCGTAGATTCGAGCAGCAGAAGACGATCCTTGGCGAGCCGTTGTCGTTCTTCTTCCGCCCGCTTCCGGTCGGTGATGTCGGTGGCGATGCCGCACAAGGCATAACAGCGACCCTGTGCGTTGAGGAGGGGGAACTTCACGACGAGGCTCGTATGGGGCCCGTCATCGTGGAGGGCCACCTCCTCGAACTCCATCGGCGCTCCGGCCTCCAAGACCTTCAGATCGTTGGCGCGAAAGGCTGCGGCCTGCTCGGCCGGAAAGATGTCGTGGTCGGTTTTGCCGGCGAGATCGCCGTGGGGCAGATGGAAGACCGTCTCGAACCGTCGATTGGCCTGGAGATACCGTCCTTCGATGTCCTTGATGAAAATGAGGGCGGGGCTATTGTCCATGATCGCTCGGAACCGTTCCTCGCTTTCGCGCAGCGCCGACTCCGCCTGCACCCGCTCGCTGATATCGCGAACGATGCCGGTCACGAACAGGTTTGACTTGGCCGTCCACGCAGCCAGGCTGAATTCCAACGGAAACTCCGTGCCGTCTTTTCTCAGGCCGACCAATTCGAACATGTTGGCTTGCACGGTCAACCGTCCTGCAGCAGCGACTCGTTGGACTCCTCGTTGGTGGGCTTCGCGGAAACGTTCCGGAATAATGCGCGCCACCGGCCGGCCGACCATCTCCTCGGCGGTATAGCCGAACGTCTTCTCTGCTCCGTTGTTCCAGAAGGCTACCCGTCCCTGGGTATCCATCAGAATGATCGCATCGTCGGTGGATTGCACGATCGACCGTAACCGCTCCTCGCTCTCCAGCAGGGCCTCCTCCGCCCACTTGCGCTCGGTGATATCGCGCGCCACCGCTTGAAACCCGACGACCTCGCCGTCCTCCAGGAGTACTTGCACGTTCTGGCCGATCCAGACGTCGCTGCCGTCCTTGGCGACGGCGAGGAATTCGTAATAGGTGCTCGGCTGTTGCCGGACGAACTGCCGCCCGTAGAACCGTTCGGCGGCCGCTCGATGATCGGGATGGATCAACTCGACGAACCGGCGGCCCAGCAGTTCCTGTTCCGTATACTTCATGATGCGCATGGCCACCGGATTCACGAAGGTAAACCGTCCGGCCGCATCGGTCCTGTAGATGATGTCGTTGGCCCTCGTCACCAATAACTTGAACCGTTCCTGACTGACCCGCAACGCCTCTTCCGTCCGTTTGCGCTCCGTGATGTCGCGAAAGACGGCGACTCCGCCCTTGATCTGTCCCGATTCATCCAGCAACGGACGGGCGTTGACGCTCAACCAGACTCCCTGCGGCCGGTAGGGGTTTCTGAGGAACACGAGGACATCGTTGACTGCCTCGCCCTGGATCGCCCTGGGGAGGGGAAGCTGTTCCACGGGATGGG
Protein-coding regions in this window:
- a CDS encoding Response regulator receiver protein produces the protein MSGKPTEILLVEDNAGDARLLRELLAEAGADRFALTHVDRLAKGISSVQAGGIEIVLLDLSLPDSQGFATLIAMHKVAMGIPIVVMTSLEDEALGLQLIQEGAQDYLVKGQVTGPLLQRSLRYALERARMARDLRDKTVFLRSVLDSMADGVVMAGKTGEFQVWNPAARHIVGTGPMDGGTDQWSAQYGLFLPDGITPHPVEQLPLPRAIQGEAVNDVLVFLRNPYRPQGVWLSVNARPLLDESGQIKGGVAVFRDITERKRTEEALRVSQERFKLLVTRANDIIYRTDAAGRFTFVNPVAMRIMKYTEQELLGRRFVELIHPDHRAAAERFYGRQFVRQQPSTYYEFLAVAKDGSDVWIGQNVQVLLEDGEVVGFQAVARDITERKWAEEALLESEERLRSIVQSTDDAIILMDTQGRVAFWNNGAEKTFGYTAEEMVGRPVARIIPERFREAHQRGVQRVAAAGRLTVQANMFELVGLRKDGTEFPLEFSLAAWTAKSNLFVTGIVRDISERVQAESALRESEERFRAIMDNSPALIFIKDIEGRYLQANRRFETVFHLPHGDLAGKTDHDIFPAEQAAAFRANDLKVLEAGAPMEFEEVALHDDGPHTSLVVKFPLLNAQGRCYALCGIATDITDRKRAEEERQRLAKDRLLLLESTGEGIYGIDRQGRCTFINQAAARMLGYRLDEMLGKDMHDLIHHSFPDGAAYPRERCHISEAFTAGKGCQIDDEVFWRKDGTAFPVAYSSFPVLEQERITGAVVIFLDITQRKRAEQQLTSSHDQLRNLTARLESVREEERILIAREIHDELGQALTGVKLELSLLRDQLSEARPALLNRLESISTLVDSTSQSVRRIATELRPVVLDQLGLIPAIEWQAQEFQSRTGIQCTLDIYLRSVTLSQFGSTAMFRIFQEILTNVARHAQASAVNITLREQAGGLILEVRDNGRGVTEAELSDPKSLGLVGMRERALLLGGETTFTGSPGTGTTVKVRIPLDTSQSV
- a CDS encoding Two-component transcriptional response regulator, LuxR family, whose translation is MTKILVVDDHAVVRHGVKQILSEQFPGSVIGDAQNAEEMIERVQKHNWDVVILDVGMPGKSGLEALKELKQVRPKLPVLVLSAYPEDQLALRMLKAGAAGYLSKDSAPNELVQALRKILGGGRFVSASVAELLALNLENDLEKPLHEQLSDREYQVMCLMAVGKSLKDIADDLCVSISTVNTYRARILEKMQLKNNTELTHYAIQNRLVNRLIS